From Triticum urartu cultivar G1812 chromosome 2, Tu2.1, whole genome shotgun sequence, a single genomic window includes:
- the LOC125538925 gene encoding protein NLP2-like: MDVPLPSQSNRAGCNGSVGSPSDDPYGVTAMMNFDGYSELCGSPSLADQLFSLLNDSSTHQMFAMWSSLGSSPRASGVSEDMQLDAYSSVPGDQKVDLVSSVNPAETGTGRMAKSSGDLGSDGDPEQGSTSLVPRPIAGNLLADRMLMALSLFRKSLGGGILAQVWMPVEQEGHVVLSTCEQPFLLDQALAGYREVSRHFVFSAKEETGLQPGLPGRVFISGVPEWTSNVLYYSKPEYLRMEYALHHEVRGSLAMPIYDPSKGSCCAVLELITKKEKPDFDAEMNNLRHALQAVNLETAKDCIDQKVYSANQKAAFTEILDVLRAICHAHMLPLALTWVPSSNGSDGGYVGHDSVLDSQSGKAILRIHESACYVNDAKMQGFFHACTETHLEKGQGIAGRALKSNLPFFSPNIREYGIKDYPLAHHARKFGLHAAVAIRLRSTYTGDDDYILEFFLPINCTGSEEQQMLLNNLSSTMQRICKSLRTVSEAEVDKVDACTAVMYKATSGSCLPTGQSWSSSHGDQPATEEAFQDLSLIDKQGDMSEQAQSSSMRLAEKKRSTAEKNIGMDVLRKYFSGSLKDAAKSLGVCPTTLKRICRTHGISRWPSRKINKVNRSLKKIQTVINSVHGVDSSLQYDPATGSLVPAVSLPEKTSFPSCDAVSSPSVGKTVDEKSGPKSEQGYSSPEGWERDSCQLQRSDAQKGEGDEFHMQTTNYSGSGDHGSYGPNITHHISSEGTQGPLYPTGAVSALHDKETGCIEPLPCVLPSIKTTRDQIVGRNSPPMQQADIDMFDDREGREHTHPSTSGMTDSSSGSASSHPTFKKNPARPLKDKSSPALTVKATYNGDTVRFKFLPSMGWYHLLEEIAKRFKLLTGVFQLKYKDDEDEWVIMANDSDLQECVDVMDSMGTRNVKLQVRDLPCLISSSGSSSCLQLEGHNS, encoded by the exons ATGGATGTGCCTCTGCCTTCACAGTCCAACCGTGCTGGATGCAATGGAAGCGTCGGCAGCCCGTCGGATGATCCATATGGCGTTACGGCCATGATGAACTTTGATGGGTACTCAGAGCTCTGCGGCAGCCCTTCGTTAGCTGACCAGCTGTTCTCGTTGCTGAACGACTCGTCCACACACCAGATGTTTGCTATGTGGTCATCCTTGGGATCTTCGCCGCGTGCTTCTGGTGTCAGTGAAGATATGCAGCTCGATGCCTATTCCAGTGTACCCGGGGATCAAAAGGTTGATTTGGTATCTTCGGTGAATCCAGCTGAAACTGGGACCGGGAGAATGGCCAAGAGTTCAGGCGACCTTGGCTCAGATGGTGATCCCGAACAAGGAAGTACTAGCTTGGTTCCCAGGCCTATTGCCGGCAACTTACTCGCTGACAGGATGCTCATGGCTCTGTCTTTGTTCAGGAAGTCACTTGGCGGCGGCATTCTTGCGCAGGTCTGGATGCCTGTTGAGCAGGAGGGGCATGTCGTGCTTAGTACATGTGAACAGCCGTTTCTGCTTGACCAAGCTCTTGCTGGGTACAGAGAAGTATCCAGGCATTTTGTGTTCTCTGCTAAGGAGGAGACTGGCCTTCAACCAGGGCTTCCAGGGAGGGTCTTCATCTCCGGTGTGCCAGAATGGACCTCAAATGTGCTCTACTACAGCAAGCCAGAGTATTTGAGGATGGAGTATGCTCTTCACCATGAAGTTCGAGGATCACTTGCAATGCCGATATATGACCCTAGCAAGGGCTCTTGCTGTGCGGTGCTTGAGCTTATCACAAAGAAGGAGAAACCTGACTTCGATGCAGAAATGAACAACCTTCGCCATGCATTGCAG GCTGTGAACTTGGAGACAGCAAAAGATTGTATCGATCAGAAG gtTTATTCAGCAAATCAGAAAGCCGCCTTCACTGAGATTTTGGATGTTCTAAGAGCTATTTGCCATGCACACATGCTTCCGTTGGCCCTTACATGGGTCCCTTCATCAAATGGTAGTGATGGTGGTTATGTTGGACATGATAGTGTCCTTGATTCTCAGTCAGGGAAAGCGATACTCCGCATCCATGAATCAGCGTGTTATGTTAATGATGCAAAGATGCAAGGTTTTTTTCATGCATGCACTGAAACTCATCTTGAGAAAGGGCAAGGTATTGCAGGCCGAGCACTCAAGTCCAATCTGCCGTTCTTCTCTCCTAATATAAGAGAATACGGAATTAAGGATTACCCACTCGCACACCATGCTCGTAAGTTTGGTCTGCATGCTGCTGTAGCAATCCGGCTAAGGAGCACATACACTGGTGATGATGACTACATACTAGAATTCTTTCTACCAATCAACTGCACAGGCAGTGAAGAACAACAGATGTTATTGAATAACCTGTCCAGTACTATGCAAAGAATATGCAAAAGTTTGCGAACAGTTTCTGAAGCAGAGGTTGATAAAGTTGACGCTTGTACTGCAGTAATGTATAAGGCAACCAGTGGAAGTTGCTTGCCTACTGGTCAGTCTTGGAGTTCTTCACATGGTGATCAACCTGCCACAGAAGAGGCATTCCAGGATCTATCTTTAATTGATAAGCAAGGGGACATGTCCGAGCAG GCACAGTCTAGTTCAATGCGACTTGCGGAGAAAAAGCGCAGTACAGCGGAGAAGAATATTGGCATGGATGTTCTCCGTAAGTACTTTTCTGGGAGCCTAAAGGATGCTGCAAAGAGCCTCGGTG TTTGTCCAACAACCTTGAAACGGATATGCCGCACACATGGAATTTCGCGATGGCCATCTCGCAAGATAAACAAGGTCAACCGTTCGTTAAAGAAGATCCAAACTGTCATTAACTCTGTCCATGGAGTGGACAGCTCTTTGCAGTATGATCCAGCTACTGGATCTCTTGTTCCAGCAGTTTCTCTGCCAGAGAAGACTTCATTCCCTTCATGTGATGCTGTGTCTAGTCCATCTGTTGGGAAAACTGTGGATGAAAAATCTGGCCCAAAATCTGAGCAAGGGTATTCGTCACCTGAAGGATGGGAAAGAGATAGCTGTCAGTTGCAGCGCTCTGATGCGCAGAAAGGGGAAGGCGATGAATTTCACATGCAGACAACTAACTATAGTGGCAGTGGTGATCACGGCTCTTATGGTCCGAATATCACACATCATATTAGTTCTGAAGGAACACAAGGACCATTATATCCCACTGGTGCTGTTAGTGCTTTACATGACAAAGAAACAGGTTGCATCGAACCTTTGCCCTGTGTCCTCCCAAGCATCAAGACTACCAGGGACCAAATAGTGGGAAGGAACTCACCACCCATGCAACAAGCAGATATTGATATGTTTGATGATCGCGAAGGCAGGGAGCATACTCATCCTTCTACCTCTGGTATGACAGACTCTTCTAGCGGCAGTGCATCAAGCCACCCTACATTCAAGAAGAACCCAGCACGCCCACTTAAGGACAAGAGCAGCCCTGCACTTACGGTCAAGGCGACGTACAATGGAGACACCGTGCGGTTCAAGTTCTTGCCATCGATGGGCTGGTACCACCTGCTGGAAGAAATAGCCAAGAGGTTCAAGCTGTTGACCGGGGTGTTCCAGCTCAAGTACAAGGATGACGAGGACGAGTGGGTCATCATGGCGAACGACTCCGATCTCCAGGAGTGCGTCGACGTCATGGACTCGATGGGCACGCGCAACGTGAAGCTCCAGGTCCGGGATCTCCCGTGCCTCATCAGCAGCTCGGGCAGCAGCAGCTGCTTGCAGCTGGAAGGACACAATTCATGA